A stretch of Malus sylvestris chromosome 11, drMalSylv7.2, whole genome shotgun sequence DNA encodes these proteins:
- the LOC126589088 gene encoding uncharacterized protein LOC126589088 isoform X1 yields MDPNQQGNSNMEGAKRLLGLTPDESEAVSRLAVPERAAGAGKCFYDAFAVAGIRVDRVEPGLVVCSFKVPPRLTDRSGKLANGAIANLVDLVGISLEFGEGLGSVSTNISISYLSAAKIGDELEITSKRLGRRGGYTGTVIVLRNKAAGEIIAEGRHSLLRSSRASKL; encoded by the exons ATGGATCCGAATCAACAAGGTAATAGTAATATGGAGGGGGCGAAGAGGTTGCTGGGGCTGACTCCGGACGAGTCAGAGGCCGTGTCGCGACTCGCTGTTCCAGAACGGGCAGCCGGCGCGGGAAAGTGCTTCTACGACGCTTTCGCTGTTGCGGGAATCCGAGTCGACCGAGTCGAACCCGGACTCGTCGTCTGTTCTTTCAAGGTCCCTCCTCGCCTCACC GATAGAAGTGGAAAGTTGGCAAATGGTGCAATTGCAAACCTTGTCGATCTTGTTGGAATTTCTCTAGAATTTGGCGAGGGACTCGGTAGTGTTTCAACCAACATATCCATCTCGTATCTCTCTGCAGCGAAGATTGGT GACGAGCTAGAGATCACCTCAAAAAGATTAGGAAGAAGAGGAGGTTATACGGGAACAGTGATAGTTTTGAGAAACAAAGCAGCAGGGGAGATTATCGCCGAAGGTCGACATTCGTTGCTCCGTTCAAGTCGTGCTAGCAAACTCTGA
- the LOC126589087 gene encoding uncharacterized protein LOC126589087 isoform X2: protein MDTNERGGTNMERAKMFLGLTPDESEAVSRLAVPERQAGEGKSFYDAFALAGMRVVRVEPGLVVCSFKDRSGNLANGAIANLVDVVGISLEYGEGLPMIVTIDMSISYLSTAKIDDELEITSKRLGKRGGYTGTVVVLRNKTTGEIIAEGRLSMFRALGSSKL from the exons ATGGATACGAATGAACGAGGTGGTACTAATATGGAGAGGGCGAAGATGTTCCTGGGGCTGACGCCGGACGAGTCAGAGGCCGTGTCGCGACTCGCTGTTCCAGAACGGCAGGCCGGCGAGGGAAAGAGCTTCTACGACGCTTTCGCTCTTGCGGGAATGCGAGTCGTCCGAGTCGAACCCGGACTCGTCGTATGTTCTTTCAAG GATAGAAGTGGAAACTTGGCAAATGGTGCGATTGCAAACCTTGTTGATGTCGTCGGAATTTCTTTAGAATATGGTGAGGGACTCCCTATGATTGTTACAATCGACATGTCTATCTCGTATCTTTCTACAGCGAAGATTGAT GACGAGCTCGAGATCACCTCAAAAAGATTAGGAAAAAGAGGAGGTTATACCGGAACGGTTGTAGTTTTGAGAAACAAAACAACAGGGGAGATTATTGCTGAAGGTCGACTTTCGATGTTCCGTGCACTTGGTTCTAGCAAACTCTGA
- the LOC126589087 gene encoding uncharacterized protein LOC126589087 isoform X1 codes for MDTNERGGTNMERAKMFLGLTPDESEAVSRLAVPERQAGEGKSFYDAFALAGMRVVRVEPGLVVCSFKVPPRLTDRSGNLANGAIANLVDVVGISLEYGEGLPMIVTIDMSISYLSTAKIDDELEITSKRLGKRGGYTGTVVVLRNKTTGEIIAEGRLSMFRALGSSKL; via the exons ATGGATACGAATGAACGAGGTGGTACTAATATGGAGAGGGCGAAGATGTTCCTGGGGCTGACGCCGGACGAGTCAGAGGCCGTGTCGCGACTCGCTGTTCCAGAACGGCAGGCCGGCGAGGGAAAGAGCTTCTACGACGCTTTCGCTCTTGCGGGAATGCGAGTCGTCCGAGTCGAACCCGGACTCGTCGTATGTTCTTTCAAGGTCCCTCCCCGACTCACT GATAGAAGTGGAAACTTGGCAAATGGTGCGATTGCAAACCTTGTTGATGTCGTCGGAATTTCTTTAGAATATGGTGAGGGACTCCCTATGATTGTTACAATCGACATGTCTATCTCGTATCTTTCTACAGCGAAGATTGAT GACGAGCTCGAGATCACCTCAAAAAGATTAGGAAAAAGAGGAGGTTATACCGGAACGGTTGTAGTTTTGAGAAACAAAACAACAGGGGAGATTATTGCTGAAGGTCGACTTTCGATGTTCCGTGCACTTGGTTCTAGCAAACTCTGA
- the LOC126589088 gene encoding uncharacterized protein LOC126589088 isoform X2 encodes MDPNQQGNSNMEGAKRLLGLTPDESEAVSRLAVPERAAGAGKCFYDAFAVAGIRVDRVEPGLVVCSFKVPPRLTDRSGKLANGAIANLVDLVGISLEFGEGLGSVSTNISISYLSAAKIGVSMASPSNPCFRMKFHSVQHP; translated from the exons ATGGATCCGAATCAACAAGGTAATAGTAATATGGAGGGGGCGAAGAGGTTGCTGGGGCTGACTCCGGACGAGTCAGAGGCCGTGTCGCGACTCGCTGTTCCAGAACGGGCAGCCGGCGCGGGAAAGTGCTTCTACGACGCTTTCGCTGTTGCGGGAATCCGAGTCGACCGAGTCGAACCCGGACTCGTCGTCTGTTCTTTCAAGGTCCCTCCTCGCCTCACC GATAGAAGTGGAAAGTTGGCAAATGGTGCAATTGCAAACCTTGTCGATCTTGTTGGAATTTCTCTAGAATTTGGCGAGGGACTCGGTAGTGTTTCAACCAACATATCCATCTCGTATCTCTCTGCAGCGAAGATTGGTGTAAGCATGGCCTCCCCCTCAAATCCCTGTTTTCGTATGAAATTTCATTCAGTTCAGCATCCTTAA